The region CCTTCTGTTATGGCATTAGCTTGCGTCGTCGATGAAGGGGAGGGTTTTGATCCTAATATATCAAAGCGCTCATTTTCAATTTATGCATTAGAGTCCGTTTTACCAAAGCTACAGATCCGATTAAAAGCATTGCTTAAAGGAAGCGGTATAACGGTTACATTAAAAGAGTTACCAAGTAATGAAGAAGAGATCCTTGATGCTCTGATGCTAGAGAAAGTGGATTTAGTATTAGATGTAATGAAACCAAGACAATCATCATTGAGAAGTCTGGTGGTGTCAGAAGATAAAATCTGTTGTATTGCGCGATGTGATCATCCAAGAATAATGGGACATATTACTAGAGATATGTTTTTTGAAGAGCAGCATGCCTTTTTAAATATCCGTCGTTTTAAACAAACCATAACAGATTACTTAGCTGAAGAGGTGCTGCCAAATCGTAAAATGGGCAGTGAGCATACCTCTATGATGGGAATGATGGCATGTGTTGCACAATCGGATTTTATTGGTATTAATTCGATACGTTTGATATCTCAATATAAAGAGAGCTTTGGTTTACAATTATTGGATGTTCCTTTTCCTGTACGATCAACCAAAATACACATGCTTTGGCCAACTAAGTTTGAAAACAATAAAGCAAACCAATGGCTGCGACAATTAATTATCGCAGCCGAAAAGAATTAAGGGCTAAGGAACAAGCCATGCTGTTTTTTTAGATTTAGAAAGTAACCAACTTAAGCCAAGTGCGCCAGCACCACTAAGGAACACCCAAACCGGAATAACCCACATAGGGTTTTGTCCTTCGTACCATGCATAATTTTTCATTGGCCACAAGAATAGAGGATGGAGTAAGTAAATTCCTAAGCTGTAGGTACTGATAAATCCAACAATGGTTCGGGATTTATCAGACAGTGATTCTCCATAATAACGACAAACAAAAAACAGCATTCCAGCTGCAGCAACAGTATTAATAGTTTTGTAAGATAACCATCTGCCTACGGTATATTCTCCCAGTAATACACTTTGGGTTATCACCATATAAACAGTGGCTGCTAATGCAGTGATACCAATAAACAGCGCGATGATGGTGTTTGTTTTAGTTAATGAAACTCGTTGGTATAGCACATAACCTAATAGTAAGTAACCACTATACAGCCAGATCTCAGTACTCCAGAATCCTTCAAATTTGACAAGAAAGAAACAGGTAGTGAGTAGCCATACTCCAATAACAGAGAAGAGAGCGGTGTTATCTATCTTTTGAACCATGACTCTAAAGAAAGGGATCACAATATATAAGGGAAGAAAGTAATAAAAGAACCCTAAATGGTAATAGGTGTATTCAAAAGGTAGGTCGATAAGTACCATTTTTGTTGATTCAAAATCATAACCCTGCGCGGTTAATCCTGAGAATAAAGCATAAAATACCGACCAGAAAAGAAAGGGAACAAGTACTTTCCCGAGTCGTTTTTTTACATAATAAGGCGCATCAAACTCTCGCTTATCACTGAGCATTAATGCCCCTGTGATCATAATAAACACCGGAACAGCCCAGCGACTTAAGCTGTTTACTGATACCGCCGTTACCCATTGGTCAAATGGAATTGAATTCAACTCATGTCGGTAGGGAGCTAATACGTGAATCGCGACGACTGCAACTGCAGCTATGCATCTTAGTAAATCAAAAAAGAAAATTCTTCCCATAATATGCACAGTTCTCCAAGATTTGCGTAATAAGTGATAACCAACAACCAATTAATAGTTATTTGTTATATATAAAAGTGGTTGCATTTGATATATAAGTTGTTTTTTATAAAAAATAGCCAGATATCATAAATCAACTAAAATTAAAGTCGAAAAATCATGTATTATTTATATGTATTATTAACATATAAAGGATTAAGTATGAAAGCGATAGTAGGGTTAATTTTATCATGCTCTGTGGTTTCTGTTGCTAGTCAAGCAGCAGAAGAGATTTCTGTCACGCCATATATTGTTGGTGGGGTTAGTGCAAATGTTGCTAATTACCCTTATATGGCCTCATTAATGTTTGAATATAAAACTAAACCTGGTGTTGTTTATCCATTTTGTGGTGGATCTGTTCTTGATGAGCGACATATTTTAACCGCAGCGCATTGTGTATATGATACTTCACCTTCTCAAGTTGCCAATATGAAAGTGGCGATCGAAGTTAATGATGGACAGGGTATGGCCGCAGCTCAAAAAGTAGCTGTAAAAAAGATTTATTATCCAGATAATTATAATAACTCTACCCTAATTAATGATGTAGCTGTCTTAGAATTGTCAGAATCACTACCTAATTATACTTATAAACACGCAGTTAAATTAGGAGATACGTCAGATCAAGACTATAGAATGCCAATGACGGAATTTACAGCTGTTGGTTATGGTCGTTTTAGTACCAGTAATGATAACAATGGTGAGAATAAAAGTGTTGAGTTTAGAGAAACTCAAGTTACTTATGTTAACCCAACAGATTGTAATTTTTGGGCTAATTATACGACATCGAATAAGCAAGTATGTGCAACGGGACGCTCGTTTGATAATAGTAATTTAGTGACAGCAACTTGTCAGGGGGACTCTGGTGGTCCGTTAATCTGGAATGGTTCCCAAATTGGAATCGTGAGTTTTGGTCCATTGATTTGTGGGGATGGCAGATTAAATAGCCAATCGGTCTTTACAGACGTAAGCCAGTATAAAGATTGGATTAGAAAAGCACAAAAAGGAGAGTTGTCTTCGGTCATTACCGTTACAGAAGATAGCTATAGTGAAAGCTCTGGAGGTTCAATTCCTCTAGGTATGATTTTTGTTCTTTCAATATTTGGATTTTACCGTAAGTATCATTAATTTATGTGAGTTAATGTAAAAAAGGGCATAACGTAATGTTATGCCCTTTTTCTTTCTTAAGTACTAAATAGCTTTAGGTATAGCTTAAGACTAAGCTATTCCAAGCTTTCTTTTGTTGCTCAAATTGCCGTTTTATCTGTTTATGTTGAACACGTAAAACAGCCAATTCATATTTCTTCGATAACGAATTTTTCTTATTATCAAGGAGCTGTTTTTTTGAATCGTAATACTCTGACATGCGTTCAATTAGCGCATCATACTCAGCTTCTAAATGTTCTTTTACGATGTGATAATTGTGTAATGTAGCAATTTTATCTTCCGCTTTTTTTCGCAGCATAAGCGCTTTAGCTTTCTCTATTTTAGCTTGAGGGCTAACTCGTAATTTAGTTGTTAAACCAAACCATGAGCAGCTTTTAATAAACCACTTTGTAGGATCATATTGCCACCAGTAAATACCATTACGGTAATCATTTTCAAAAATGTGGTGGTAATTATGGTAACCCTCACCAAAAGTAAATATAGCTAAAATGCCATTATCACGAGCGGTGTTTTTTTCAGTATAAGGTTGAGAGCCCCAAATATGGGCTAATGAGTTAATAAAGAAAGTTGTATGGTGGCTTAACACTAAACGTACTGCGCCTATCATAAGTAACATTCCAATAATGTCCCCGTAAATAACGCCAAGAAGTACTGGAATACCAAGATTCATAAGAAGAGCAAGTGGTACATAGTGATTATGTTGCCACATAATTACATTATCTTTTTGAAGGTCGCGGCAATTGCTATATTCATTACAGGCAGAGGATTGGTAGTGACGTAACATCCAGCCAATATGAGAATACCAAAAGCCACGCTTTGCAGAGTATGGATCTTTATCATTATTATCGACATGGCGATGGTGTACTCGATGATCGGAAGACCAATGTAATGCACTATTTTGTAAAGCGAAAGCGCCACCTAAAGCAAAAATAAAGCGTAAAGCAGGATGGGCGCTATAAGCCTTGTGCGACCAGAGACGATGGTAACCAGCTGTAATAGATAGATTACAAAAACTGAAAGTAAGAAGCAGCCATATCCAATGCTCAGCTCCTAAACCATGGTAATAGGCATAAAGAGGAGTCGCGACTAAAGCAAGTAATAGGCTTGAGGTAAATATAAATACATTTAACCAAATGATTGGTGGTTTTGATCCTTGATGCATAATAAACATTCCATTTAGGCGTACAGTTGTGCGCTAGAATAGGTTGTGTCGATATTTTAGTCAAGAAAAGGTGAAAGTAAATTTGTAACAAATGTGATGAAATGAGAAGGATCTTATAGATTATAGTGGTGTAATTACAACTGCTGCGGCTTTATGGGTAATAATTAACTGATAATTATAAGGGGCTAGGGTATAGCATAATAACTTTGCTATTAAAGATGAGAAGAGTTATTTGAAGAAGTTAAAATAAATTTGATATAATGCTAGGCATATATAATTGAAATAAAGTAGAACAACGATGAAACTTAGTTTTTCAGAAGGCGACATTATAACTAATCAATATGAATTAGTCGTACGGCTTAAGAATGCATCTAAAACAATGTTGCAAGCAGAGGTAGATGGGTTAACTCTTATTGGGGGCGCAAATGTGCTCAGTGCTGTAGGTAGTGGGCTTAAATGGTCGATTAAACTTGATAATGCAGAGCAATTGGAGTTACTTTCAAAAGAGATAGGGGTTGCGATTGAGTTTTACTAATCGTAACCTATATATATACCAATGCTCCTAATTAGGCAGAACAATTTGATCTTTACCTTGTTGTTTTGCCTGATACATATTGCTGTCTGCAGTTTGAATTAATGCTTCTAAATTGCACTGTTTTGCTTGGCATAGACTGATACCAATACTGACAGTGACTGTATGCTCTTTATTTGAAAACTTATACGGTTCTTGTTTACAAGTATGTAAAATCTGTTCGGCAATCTCATTTGCTTGTTCAAGGTTTTTATCGGGAAGAAAAATAATAAATTCTTCACCTCCCCACCGTCCAACAAAGCCTTGATTATCGACGATAGATCTACATTGCAGCGCGAAGCGTTTAATGACTTCATCCCCAGCAGAGTGACCAAATTGATCATTAATACATTTAAAATTATCAATATCGATTAAAAGGCAGGTTTGAGAAGGGCAAGTATCCTTACTTGTTTGTTGATTTAATTTTTCAGTTATTGCGCGACGATTGAGTAAACCCGTTAAGTCATCATAAGAGGCTTGATATTGGATCTGTTGTTCTAATTGATATTTTTCAGTGACGTCAATAACGGAGCTTTGAACGGCCGGTTTATCATCCCAGATTATTGCGCTTTCATAGATCTGAAAATAACGGTGTTTACCATCGAGTCGAATATTTTCTACAATATTATTTATTGTTTTGTGTTCTTTTGAGATCAACTTTTGGTAAATCGCTTTCGCATTATCTCGGTTTGACTCTGGAATAAGACACTCTAATGATGGCATGTTCATTACTTGAGCAACGGATGTAGCTCCAATTGCATTAACATATGAAGGGTTTACCATTAATGGAACAAAATTACGATGGACAATAATGCCTTGAAGCGAGTTCCAGATAAGATCTTTATATTTCTGCTCTTGCTCTAAGATACGTTGATTTGTTTGATCTACCATTGACATATCGATTACGGTAATTTGAAGTGCAGGTTCACCTTCCCACTCAATGACATGATCAACGGTTAAGACTGAGAACATTTGACCTTGTTTATTTTGGTTTACATAAGAGCGCACTTTAGGCTGTTCTTTGCCTGAGATAACATCACAGTAAGCTTGTTGGGCTGAATTATGAAATTTAGGGTCAATGATTTCAAATAAAGAACTAAGATTCATTACTTCATCAGTAGATTTGAAGCCAAACATTTGAGCATATTTTTCATCTACATAAAGAGGAAGAAAATTACGATGGATTACCACACCATAGGTGGAGTCGATATGGATGGCTTTCATTACGTATCCTAGCTCATATATATGTATAGCTCCATGTTATACTTTCGTTAAAGATAAATAAACCCACATGATAGAAATAAACAGTGAATCGCATTATTTTTCCTTTCATTTTCGGTAAGATCTTTCTGTACGATTTTATGCTTGTTATGATTAATGCATTATATATGATAGCCAGTTTATGGTGAGAGGTAAGAGTGACAAAGGGGAAAACGAATAAAGCGATGATGACTAAGCAGAAAATTATAGATACTGCTTTTGATATCACTATTAAGAATGGCTTTGAGACTGCTACATTTACATATATAGCAAAAACGGCGGGTATATCTAAATCAGGTATTAATGCTCATTTTGACAGAAAATCGGATATTGCTGCAGAATTAGCTCCTATTTATGAGAGTATAATTAAAGAGCCTCTGAGGTTTGGTTCACCTGAAGAGTTCTATGAGTCTTGGATACATGCTTTTGAGAGTAATGATAAATTTAGATCAGCAGTATTAACTGCAGGACCAATCATTCCAAAATTGGATGGTGTTAAAGGATTGTTTGATATCATTAAGGGTAATAAGGAAGAAATTCAAAAGTGTGTTTATATGTGTATCGGCTATTCAGTTATTCACTCATCGTAGGCGAGCAGTATAGGTTACGCCAGTCAGTTAGTCTGACTGGCGTTCTTGTTAATTTGAAATAAAATATAAATGTTCTTGGGTTTTTGGATTGCATTTAATATCGCAATACTTGTCTTTCATTTTTAATATTTCATCTATAGATCTAATGAATGCATCAACGACTTTAGGGTCAAAATGGACACCTGATTCTGATTTAATAAGCTCAATGGCTTTCTTATCACTCCATGCATTTTTATAGGGTCTTTCTGTTGTTAGCGCATCGTACACGTCTGCAATAGCGATAATCCTTGCTGAAAGTGGTATATCTTCTTTGGCTAGGTTATATGGGTATCCTGAGCCATCCCATTTTTCATGATGAGCGATAGATATCTCTTTGGCCATAATTAGTAAGGGGTCGCTATGATCACCAATTATTTTTGCTCCGAATATTGGGTGTTCTTTCATTATTATCCATTCCGACTCAGTCAACTTACCTGGTTTATGCAATATTTTGTCTGGAATACCAATCTTACCGATGTCGTGCATAGGGGCAGCAGTAAATAAGTCCTCACACCATATATCAGTACATCCGTAGTTTTTGGCAACAATCTTTGCGTAATGGCTCATTCTGATGACGTGCATCCCAGTATCGTTATCTTTAAATTCAGCGGCATTACCTAGTCTTTCTATCAGGCTTCTGTTGAGCTCTGATTGTTTGTTCGTTACTTTTCTAACTATTATTAAGGTGAAACCTATACACAGAATGACAAAAATACTCATTCCTGAAGTAATGAGTATTAAGGCTTCTTTAAAGTCATTATGTTCCGTAAGAGCTTCATCTACATTAATCTTCGCTATGAAGTTAGCTTTGAATGCATTTTGCCAACTGGTTACTGCAAATACTTCATTTCCTAAGTAATCAGTAGTTATCTCCATTTTACCTACATCGCCATTATTTGGTGGGCTAGTGAACGTGATTATGCCGCTCTTTTTATTACCGAGACAATTTCCACTTTTACATCGCGATATAATTACGCCATCATGATCAACTGCAATCATTTCACCGGTTTTCTGAAAGTATTTTTTGTAGCTATCGGGAAAGAACAATTCATCAGTGATTATTTCACTAATGATTACGCCATAAATTTCATCGGTTTTGCCATTTATTATTGGTGTAGAGAAGAATAGATTCCCTTTGTATCCTTGATCTGCATGATCAAAATATGCACCAATAGAGAATATTGAAGATCGGCCTTTAAGTGCATTCAAAAAATGTGGGTAAACATCTTCATTGAATTCTCTATATCCGATATTTTTACCATAACTCGCTAATTTTGCTCCTTTTGTTGTGAAGATAGCAAAAGCATTGGTTTTTCCTACATGAAGAGTTTCGTATTTTTTGAATACATCAATAAGTCTATTTTTTGTCTTCAATACCTCCTCAGTAATTGGATTATTTCTAGTTATGATAAGGCTTTCAAATATATCGATAAACTCGGGGGTTGATGTGATATAAGCGTGTGTTATTTTCATTATGTTTAGTGTCTCTTCAACATCGTCCTTGTAGCTGTGGATCACCTTGATCAAGTCGCTTTCTGTCCTATTAAGTGCGTATCTCTCACTAGACTCAATGAGCAGAAAGCATACGAACATGGCAATTAAAATGAAAGATGCTATCGATAATAAAAAGGAGTAGAGAAATTTGTTTGAATTGATCCTGAGGTTAGATAGTTTTGAGTCTGCCATTTTTGATGCAATGCTGAAACTTACCCACAGCAGTAGGATCACTAAAATAAAAATGGTGCCGTAGTACCATATGTTGAATCTATCTTTATTGTTAAACACTTCGTCGTTCATAAATACATAGATAGAACCAACTACAAGCCCATCATAAACGATATTTGATTCACCGCGCTCTGAGTAGGATTCAAGATTATCATTGGTACCTGAGTCAAATGTGCCTCCAACATGATTTCTTGAATAAGTAAGAAAGTTCTTTCCACTAACCGCATCTTTTATGATAAGTCTGTTTATTGACTGCTCATGTTCAATAATTGATTTTATTGTTTTTTTAGGTTTTTTTCATCAAGATTATAGAGGTGGTACGCGATTAGGTCTGAAATTTTCACTGCAGTTAATTCTGCAGTGGTTTGTTTAATTTCTGGACTTTTAACGCCTTGCTTCAGGGTAAGGAAAATTAAATAAGCGATCAAAATGATTGAAAGGATAGTGACCTGATATGTACTCTTTATTGTTGTCATAGATCTTCTCCATGTTTTTGATATTTATTAAAGAGATCTTTAATGTAGCCATCGTCTACTAATTGCTGAATAGTTTGATTAATTTTTGGTAATAGATTTGCGTTTTTCTTGGTTAGTCTAAGCGTAAGATCAAATTGTTTGATTGTTGGTGTTATCCCTATCACATCTCTATTGATATTTGTTGAGTTGGCAATATCTAAAGGCATAAGCATATAGTCACATCTACCCATATCTACCATTTTTGCTGAATTTACTTCTGTGGTGATATCTTTATCGATATTGCTTATATTTACATCGTGAAAGCCAAGTACTGAGCATGATGTTAGGTGACTAAAGTCGCTTTCTTTACTTGGTGGTATATCAAAAAGAGATTTTCGATATATGATAACTTCAGACGATTTAAATAATGGAATACTGTATATGCTGTTTTTTATTTCTAGTTCTTCAGTTCTCCATTCTTTTGCGATGCCAGGTTCTACATCTACCTTTTGATATTTCATTAGGTGTCTAACTCGTAATTGTGGAAAAAATTTGAATTTAAATTCTATGTCGTTCATTTCTCCAATCTGGTTTAATAATTCAATATAGACCCCATTTTCAGGAGACCCACGTTGTGGTTGGATGAAATATGGGTAACGGTCTTCGTTTATTAATGCCACATCAAGAGCGACTCTTTCTTTTGCGGTGGCTATTGATGACATGATGAGGGAAATGGCTAGTACCATTGCATTTATTCTCGATTTCACTATGTAAGCCTTTCTCTTTTTATTTTTATGGGTTTAAAAGTTATGTTTCACTTTGTATCCCAATCAATTGAAATACTAGGTTTTATTACAATATGAAAAAATAAGTTTGACGGGTAGTAAATTATAGGTTTATCATCCTAGCACAATAAAAGGTCGTCATCCTTTTTTATTGTAGCACTTTATCACCGATAATGGGAACGCGGAATGATAAATGAGGTGTAGAACTACATCGATTCATAGTCTAACAGCATGTGAAGTCTCAGCATGCATTGGTTGTCTATTGAACAATCAAAATAATAATATAGGAAATTTAATGGATAGCATCATTGCAACCTTACTTGATGGTAGTACTAATCGTTACTTGTATAGCTCTTACGGAACGGTTCGTATTGTAAATGGCAAAAAAAATATCGAGATTCATATGTATAAAGCACTTGGTGCAAAGCAAACAGTAATGCTAAATATTGGCAAGGAAGCGATAATTACGACGGGTATTATTAATCATTTATTGATTAACGCTAAATCTGACTCTAGTGGTGATTTTAGACTTGTTCAGCAAGCGTTAAGTGAGATTGTGAATCATTAGATAATAAATGTTTAAACTGAAATTAAACATTTATTGTAGCCGCTGCTAATGTACCGATACAGTGAGAGGATAGTGTGAAAAATAAAGGTTTTACGTTAATAGAACTAGTAGTTGTCATTGTTATTCTTGGTATTTTATCAGTAATTGCAGCCCCTCGTTTTCTTAGGCTACAAGACGATGCTAAAACATCGGTAATTAAAGGAATTAGAAGCTCTGTGGATAGCGCACTGAGGATTGCTTATGGAAAACTGGCAATTGAAGGGGTCGAGAGCAAGGCTCTTCTATTACCAGGAGAAGTGCCAATTGATGGGTGCGGAGAGTGTTTATTTTCTTATGGATATCCTAAACGAGATTTTGATACGTTTTATGCGCTAGTTAATGGTGTTGGGGAAGGGGAAGATATCCAGTTAGCTTATACGATAGAGGCCACATCAGCCCCTACATTATTTTTTACATTTTCTGATAATATCATTGATGATTCTGGATTTCCGGTCATAAAAAATGATTCATGTTATGTGAAATATGAAGCGGTTGTAGTGAATACTGATGATGATGAGAAATCAAGTGATTATGTATTAACGGTCAAAGAATGTTAAAAATTTAAGTATATAAAAACCAGACTTTTAATTAAATATTTGTCTGGTTTTTTTAAGATTAAACTGCGCGATAAAACTCATATACATTGGTTTGAGTATGCTTTCTCTTTTTGGCATCATACATGGTTAGGTCAGCCGCTGCGATTAATTCTTTTGGTGAATTAATACCATCATGATTAGTAGCAATACCAGAAGAGCAACCAACAGTAATAATTTTTTCATCTATTTTCATCGGTTCACTTATCATATTCATGATACGAATTAAAGCAGACGTAATCTCTGATTCGTTTTTACAATCATTAAGTATTAATCCAAACTCATCACCACCAAGTCTAGCAAATGTATCGCCTTTTTTAATTGCCTTTGGAATTCGGTTCGCAATAATTTTAAGGAGTTGATCACCCGCATCATGGCCCAGGGTATCGTTAACCTCTTTGAATCCATTAAGGTCAATAAAGCAGAAAGCTATATTGTCACCACGCTCAATCTTATTTTTGAGTTCAGTCATACAATACTTTCGATTTTTAAGGCCAGTTAGGTAATCAGTCTCTAAGATTTTAGATTTAGCTCTCAGGCTTTTAGACATATAGGTAAGAGCGGGCATAGTAATAGTCGCGGCAATAAGGGCAATATATATATAATAAAGAAGACCTTTTCTATCATCTCTAATTTTATTTACGAATTCAGTTAAATCGTACCCTTTAAATTCATAAAACACCATATCATCGTACATTTCTTTAATTTTGTGTACTGTGAGTAAAATTGAAGGAAGATTTTCTTTCCAGTTATCATTGGATAAAAGTAAATTGTAGCCATCATCAAGGTGAATCATATGTTCATCAAGGTAGCTATTTACATAGTCTTGTATATTTTTGAAGACATTTGTGTCAGTGGCTAAAAACTCATAATTTACAACTAGGTAATCAATTCTATCTAAGATCTCTTGTTGTGAACTGTGCTCGTTATGCATAGCATCTAGAATTTCTACCTCTAAGAGTTGCACTTCACGACCAAATCTCCAAGAGGCCCAATAAGACGCTTTTATTCGCTCGATATACTTAATGGTTTCACGATCATACTCTGCCTGATCTTGTTTTATTTTATGAACAGTCAGAAATACGACTGCTAATAAAACTAAAAAAGCAATTATCCATTTTATTTTATCGTGAAGTAATATTTTCATTTTTCTACTCGTAAACGGTAATTTCAGTAGCGAACCAAACCAAGTGATAGCTCAATGATATTTCTGACATTTCTTCCTCACTCAGTTTACTTAAATCACTAATTATTAGTATAGGGCCTTTTTTTCTTATTGATATGTCACGGCCATTAGCCTGGTAAGCTAAAAAAAATGCTTCTTTTTCTAATGAGTCGCCAGTTATTTTTGCTTTATAACCGTTAGCTGCACTTACTTCTATATAATTAATCTTCGAAATTATTTCTTGGTTATTAAGTAAATCATAGAGGTAAACACCATTATATTTAATCAGTTTACGTTCCCAAGGGAGTGGTGTTGTAAGCATTGTTGGGGCGACGTTTTTAAGTTCTTTCATCGTATAAGAATAGCTTACATCCCTAGATGGAAAGTTAACTTTCATTGCCGCTTTAGTATCGGTACTCGCAAAAGAAAGCGATTGAAAGCTAGATATTATGAGAATTAGTAGGGTTTTTATAATATTAATGGGTGTCGTCCTTTTTTTCTTGCGAAGAAATAAAAATAAGAGTTTTTCTCTTGTAAATATTGATTATAACGCAGTTCTAATCAATATTTAAGCTCGTGGTCATTCTTTATACCAATTCCAGTAATTCTCTAGTCATTATTACTGGTTAAATCACATAATAGCTTCGTTAAAAATTATGTAAGTAGAATAACTACTTATCAGAATTTTTGCCTTGCTCTTAAGTGGTTTTCCTGCGTAATAAATAGACCATTTAATTAATGGCAATGGTATTATAAGGCTGAATTAATGCAGAATAACGACTTACTTAAATTAGAAGTGCATGAAATCCATATTCAACAGATACAAAAAAACCTCGTCATTTCTGACAAGGCTTCGTTGATGTTGGCGGAGCGGACGGGACTCGAACCCGCGACCCCCGGCGTGACAGGCCGGTATTCTAACCAACTGAACTACCGCTCCAATTTTTAAAACCCAGACTCTATCTGAATTTTCAAAAGTGGTGGAGGGATAGGGATTTGAACCCTAGAACCGCTATTAACGGTTGCCGGTTTTCAAGACCGGTGCTTTCGACCACTCAGCCATCCCTCCAGTGCG is a window of Aliivibrio wodanis DNA encoding:
- a CDS encoding putative uncharacterized protein (No significant database matches), encoding MVLAISLIMSSIATAKERVALDVALINEDRYPYFIQPQRGSPENGVYIELLNQIGEMNDIEFKFKFFPQLRVRHLMKYQKVDVEPGIAKEWRTEELEIKNSIYSIPLFKSSEVIIYRKSLFDIPPSKESDFSHLTSCSVLGFHDVNISNIDKDITTEVNSAKMVDMGRCDYMLMPLDIANSTNINRDVIGITPTIKQFDLTLRLTKKNANLLPKINQTIQQLVDDGYIKDLFNKYQKHGEDL
- a CDS encoding putative uncharacterized protein (No significant database matches), with protein sequence MDSIIATLLDGSTNRYLYSSYGTVRIVNGKKNIEIHMYKALGAKQTVMLNIGKEAIITTGIINHLLINAKSDSSGDFRLVQQALSEIVNH
- a CDS encoding V10 pilin — protein: MKNKGFTLIELVVVIVILGILSVIAAPRFLRLQDDAKTSVIKGIRSSVDSALRIAYGKLAIEGVESKALLLPGEVPIDGCGECLFSYGYPKRDFDTFYALVNGVGEGEDIQLAYTIEATSAPTLFFTFSDNIIDDSGFPVIKNDSCYVKYEAVVVNTDDDEKSSDYVLTVKEC
- a CDS encoding putative membrane associated regulator, GGDEF family protein, with the protein product MKILLHDKIKWIIAFLVLLAVVFLTVHKIKQDQAEYDRETIKYIERIKASYWASWRFGREVQLLEVEILDAMHNEHSSQQEILDRIDYLVVNYEFLATDTNVFKNIQDYVNSYLDEHMIHLDDGYNLLLSNDNWKENLPSILLTVHKIKEMYDDMVFYEFKGYDLTEFVNKIRDDRKGLLYYIYIALIAATITMPALTYMSKSLRAKSKILETDYLTGLKNRKYCMTELKNKIERGDNIAFCFIDLNGFKEVNDTLGHDAGDQLLKIIANRIPKAIKKGDTFARLGGDEFGLILNDCKNESEITSALIRIMNMISEPMKIDEKIITVGCSSGIATNHDGINSPKELIAAADLTMYDAKKRKHTQTNVYEFYRAV